Sequence from the Cytophagia bacterium CHB2 genome:
GCGCTCGCCGGTTTGTGGTGGGGCGGAGGCAAGGGCATCATTCCGTTGCCGCCCAATCTCAACATGCCGGATGAGTTGCCGCCCGGCCCGGAGCGCCGCCGTCTCTTCGAAGCCTATGGCCGTTTCGTGGCGAGCCTGGGCGGCATTTACTACACCGCGGAAGATGTCGGCACCAAAACAGCGGACATGGATGCGCTGCTCAGCCAGAATCGTTTCACGACATGTATCTCTGAAAAACTCGGCGGCAGCGGCAATCCTTCACCCTTCACCGCGCAAGGCGTGTTGCGCGGCTTGCAGGCCGCGTGGCATTTTCTCACCGGCTCGGATGATCTCAAAGGCGTGCGCGTGGCGGTGCAAGGCGCAGGCAACGTGGGCCGCCCCCTGATCGAGCTGCTCAATGATCTCGGCGCGCGCGTCTGGATTGCGGATGTGAACGAGCAGGCGATTCAAGCGCTCAAAGCCAAGCAGCCGCGCTTGCAGGTGGTGGGGCCGGATGAAATTTTCGATCTCGAGGCCGACATTCTCGCGCCGTGCGCGCGCGGGGGTGTGATCAATGCGCAAACGATTCCGCGCTTGAAAGTGAAACTGGTGTGCGGGGCAGCCAACAATATTTTGCTGGAAGAACGTTACGATCCCGAGCGCCTGTGGCGGCGCGGCATCAGCTTCGTGCCGGATTATGTGTGCAACCGCATGGGCATTACCAATTGCTGCGACGAATGGCACGGCTATTTGCAGGACGATATTCGCGTGGCCGCCGAGCGCGTCTATCCCGATACGCTGCGCGTGCTGCGGCATGCGCACAATCTCTTTATTCCGCCGACGCAAGCCGCGAACGAGCTGGCAGACGTCGCGGCCAGCGAGCTGCACCCGATTCTCGGACACCGCGGCCGCCGCATCATCGATCATTTGATTGCTTCGAATTGGGCCGATTCGACAAGCTCACGGCAAGCTGGTTCGACAAGCTCACCACAAGTGGGTTCGGCAGGCTCACCGCAAGCCGGTTCGACCGAGCTAGCTGAAGCCTCTCGGCAGATAATGCGAACGCTTTTCGATCCGCCCATCGACGAGCCGGTGCTTTGCGTCACTTGGGAAAAACAGAATCGCTTTCGCGGCGAGGAGAAAGCCATTGCCGCTGCGCCGGTTTCAGCGATTTCGAGTCCCAATCTTTCCTCATTCATGTCGCCGCTGCTGCTAGATGTGCGTGCGCGTGCGCTTGAAATGTTGACGGAAAAACGGCCGCGGCGCGTGCTCGGCTCGGATCACGGCGGGCTGGCGTTACAGTTGGCAATCGAGCGGTCACTGCCTTATGAGCGTGAAGAAGTTGGCCGCGCAGATTTCATCGCGAAATGCCGCGATTATTACAATCGCAACGACGCCGCTATTCGCGAACAATTGCAGCAGCTCGGCATTGGTTTCGATCCGCCGGCCTGGCTCGATCCCATGGCGGAATCCGGCAAGCGCAGCGGTGAACGATTGTTTTACCGCCTCAAAGATGCCGGTTTGCTGGTGCGTGAAAAGCGCTGGGCGTATCATTGCCCGCGCTGCGAAACGGTTTTGGTGTCCTCGGACGTCGGCCGCAGCAAACTGAAAATCGATCATCATTACAGCATTCGTTTTCGCACGAAAGCGGGCGCAGTCGAGACGAAAACCCATTTTCCGGAATTGGTTTTGGGCGCAGTGGCGGTGGCGGTTAAAGCCTCCGGGACGTTTGGCAAATTTGCCGGGCAACAGGCGAAGCATCCGGTGAACGGCAATGACGTCCCAATCATCGCTGTTGATGAGCTTGCGGCAGACGCCGTCTTTTTGGTGCCGGCGCACAACCGCAGCGATGATCAAATCGCGCGTGACGCCGGCATTCGCGAACGCGTGGTCGTATTCGATGAAAAAGGCGCGGTGAGCATCGCCGGTTATACCGAGCTATCGCTTGAGGAAGCGCGCCGCAAAGTGCTGGGGCATATTGGCGCAGACGCCACGCAAATTGCCGGACATGAAGCCATTGATGCGCACCGCTGCCAGCGTTGCGAGGCCGTGGTCTATCAGCGTTATTCCGAGCAGTTCTTTGTCAACGTTGAAAATGGCGCCGGCCATTTGCGCCGCGCGATTGAAACGGGCGCCGTGCAGTTTTCGCACACGCGCTGGCGCGAACGCGTGCTGGCGCATCTTGAGAATTTGGAACCGTGGTGCATCTCGCGGCAACAGTGGTGGGGCAATGTAATCCCCGGCCATCCGGGCGCGGTGTTTTCGACGTGGTTCTCACTGGCCGCGTGGGCGCTGCAAGGCGCGGGCTGGCCGGCGCAACCCGCGCCTGCTCCGATTGACGAAGTCTTTGTCGATCCGGAATTGCTGTTGCGCTGGATCGCGCCCTCGCAAATCGTCGCATTGTTGATCACCGGCCGCCCGGCGTTTCAGCATATCATTGTACATGGCCGTTTGCAAATCTCCGAGCGCGCTTTGCAAACGCGCGCCGAAGTCAGCCCGGAAGCGCATGATGAGGAACGCTTTCTGTTCCGCGCGGTGCGGCGGCCGATGCGGCACAGCCTCGGCAACGTGGTGCAACCGAGCACGCTGATTCGCCGCTTCGGCGCAGATGCGCTGCGCCTCGGTTATCTGCTCTGTGTCGAAAACGGCTTTCAAGAAGCCGCCACCGCTGCCGAAAGCAAACTCAAGCGCGGCCGCAAATCCGTGCATCTGTTGACGGCAAAATTAGCGGGATTATTCAGCATGTTGCGCGAGCCTTGGCACGTTGGCGAGGCGCGGCCGGCGGACAAATTCATCATTGCGCAGGCGACTGCGGCGGCGGGAGAAGCGCGGCGCGCCTATGAAGAACATCGTTACACCGATGCCGCGGTTATATTAATCGAGATGATCGAAGCGTTTGGCCGTTACGTTAACCTCATCTCGGCGCGGCGGCAGGCCGGGCATAATCTCGGCGCTGTGACCGCAGCAACCGCGGCCGTGATGACGCGCATGCAGTCGGCGTTCAGCCCCATTTGTCCGTTTGTATTTGAGAAGATCGGCAAATGGATAGTCGCACAATGCGCCAATGCCGGCACCGAACCACTGGTCGAGCCGTGGATGGATGAATTGCTGAAACAGGCGTCCGTTTTGCGCCAGCGCGAGAGTATCGATTTCATGCAAACGCCACTGGCAAAATTGCCCGAGCGCGAGCGCGCTGAAATCTTGCATTTGACCAAGAGTTTTTTGACATGAAAGGGCATCGCTGCAACGGTTTTGAAGTTTTGGCTTGTCTTTTCAGTTTTGGCTTTTAGATTGTGGAAGGTTCCTGGAACTTCTTCTCGCCTGATGATTTTCCCATAATCTTGTTTTTAGAGCATCATAGAAAATTTTAACGGCTCTTCATGCAGATTTTTAAACAGTTCTGCGCTGGCTGCCGGTTTGCGGTGATATTGGCTTTAAAAAGAATTAAATGACTTTGCTCGAACGTTGGAAAATGTCGCAGTCTGGGATGAATATATTAATACGGAGGGCGCGATATGACGGCATTGAATTCAGGGCTTTTGCGAATTGCTGCGGCGATCTTGTTCGCATGCACTTGCGGGTGTTATCAAACACAATACGTTTATCGTCAGGTAGAGCGTCAGGTTGTTGTGCCGCAAAAGCATACGCCTCAGCGGCTAACCTGCGACATGATCCGGTACTTTGGTATTAGCCGCGAAGAGCTTAGAGGACTAGAATTCCGCCTTGAGAACGCTTTAATTTTGCAAGAGGTTAGACATGACGGTGAAAGCACTGTAACCGGAACTCGAAAATTAGATTTGAAGCGGACGGTCGTTCAGGATGAGATTGTTTTTCCGCACTTCATATGGGGGCAGCCAATTGACGTGCAGTATGATTGGTCACTCTGGTGCCGAGAGCCCACCTTTGCAATTTGGGTTCAGTTTGAAGCTCCGAAAAGCACCAATCCTTCACTAATAAAAAAGCTTACGCTGAAATTTACTCCCAACTTCTGTGGCGAATATGAAGTAGATAAAACCTTTTGGACAAACAAGGTCAGTTATCAGGGCAGGTGGTATCAAAGCTTGTTGTCAGGTGTCGATAATTTTTTGCTCGTTGATACCGATTTACTTGAAGAGATCATTCACCGGCGCAGAATAGTGGCCGGGATCAAATCCGGCCAGTAGCCGTCAGATGTCCGCGAAGCACTTTCTGTTTAAGTGTTGATTTTTCGATGACACCTCAAGATACGTCTCCGGAGCTTGTCTAATCACCAAAGAGGTTTTGTCAATTCTTATTACATTGTCTTTGAGCTTTTATTCAGCCCGCTTCATTATTCATGACGAAGTGGGCTTTTGTTTTGCGGTTCTTCAGTAAATTGCAGCCGTGTGTCACTCGTTTTATGGATAGATAAATGCCCTTGCTTCTCCACACGCATCCCGTTATATTGGAAAAAATAAGCGAGCCCCTTTGAGCCCGGGTTGGTTTTTGAATACGAATTTTGCCATCCCGCATTTTAGTAATGCTCGACAAGTACTGCGTCCGGGTGTACTATCCTTATTTTGAATGCCGAGAGCGCCAAAATGATCAATGCCGGTGTTTTGACATTTCGAGAGTTTGTCATGCGTGAATCGTTGCCGTTGGCCAGCCTTCACCAGGCGGTATTGGAGTTTTTGCACGACCGCAACGATGCCGTTTTATTTGGCGCGCAGGCCGTAAACGCCTATGTCAGTGAGCCGCGCATGTCGCAGGATATCGATCTGCTTTCGCCCCGCGCCGCTGAACTTGCCGAAGAGCTTCGAAATTATTTGAGCAAGTGCTTTCACATTGCCGTGTGGGTGAGAGAAATTGGTGAAGGGAGAGGATATCGCTTGTTTCAAGCGCGTAAATCCGGTGATCGTCATTTAGTCGATCTTAGGCCTGTTGCGAAATTGCCAGCGGCGAAACGTATTGACAAAATATTGGTAATGGCGCCAGAGGAATTGATTGCCAGCAAGGTGATAGCTTACCATCAACGACGTGGAAATCCCAAGTCCGGAACGGATTGGCGGGATTTGGCGATGCTTCTGTTAACTTTTCCGGATCTTAAACAAGACGACGGAGCGGTTGTTGATCGGCTCCTGGCCGCTGGCGTTGATCCTTCGGTTTTGCAAGTCTGGAAGGATTTGGCAGCGCAACAGATACAAGCGCCGGACGAGGACGATGAGTTTTAATCACGTTTTATGTCATTAATCATGAATCTCTTCGAACAAACCGCGCAGGAAAACGTGCAGCGCAGCACGCCGCTGGCAGAACGCATGCGGCCGCAGCGTATCGATGCTTTTGTCGGCCAGGATCATCTGCTGGCGCAAGGCAAGCCCTTGCGCGCCGCGTTTGAGAGCGGTGAATTCGGCTCGCTAATTCTCTGGGGGCCGCCGGGCAGCGGCAAAACCACTTTGGCAAAATTGCTCGCCGGCGCAGCCCGGGCGGATTTCTTCATGCTCAGCGCGGTCGCCAGCGGTGTGAGCGAGGTGCGCGAAGTGCTGCAAAAAGCGATGAATAACCGCAAAGTCGGCAAGCAAACGGTATTGTTTATCGACGAAATTCACCGTTTTAATAAGGCGCAACAGGACGCGCTGCTGCAGCGCGTGGAAGACGGCACCATCACGTTGATCGGCGCGACCACGGAAAATCCCTCGTTCGAAGTGATCTCGCCGTTGCTCTCGCGTTGCCAGGTTTATACTCTCAAAGCACTATCCGATGATGCGCTCCTGCAAATCATCGAGCAGGCGCTGGCGAACGATACGCAACTTAAAAATGCCAGGGCTGTAATCGACGAGAAAGCGCGACGCTTTCTGGTGCAGCTTTCCGCCGGCGATGCACGCGCCGCGCTCAACGGCCTGGAATTGGCCATCCGGCTCGCGAAACCAAATGCCTCGGGTCAGCGCGTTCTTGCGATTGATCATATTCGCGAGGCGGTGCAGAAGCGCGCGCTGAACTATGATCGCGCCGGCGAGCAGCATTATGACACGATTTCCGCGTTCATCAAAAGCGTGCGCGGCGGCGATCCCAATGCCGCGCTGCACTATCTGGCGCGCATGCTGGAAGCGGGCGAAGATCCGAAATTCATTGCGCGGCGTTTGATCATTCTCGCGAGTGAAGACATTGGCAACGCCGATCCCATGGGTTTGGTTGTCGCAACCTCGGCATTCACGGCGATAACTTACATCGGCCTGCCCGAAGGCGCATTGGTGCTGGCGCAAGCCACAACCTATCTTGCCTCTGCGCCCAAAAGCAACGCTTCATATTTGGCGCTCAAAGCCGCGACGCAGGAGGTGAAGGAAAAGCCGTTGGCCCCGATTCCCCTGCACATTCGCAATGCCCCCACCGGTTTGCTGGCAGCCGAGGGCTACGGCTTGGGATACAAGTATCCGCACGATTTTCCCGGGCATTTCGTGGAACAGAATTATTTGCCCGGCAATTTAACAGAGGCGCTGTATTACCGGCCCTCTCAAAACGGGGCAGAAGTCGAGATGAGCAAACGCTTGCAGCAGTGGTGGGAGAAATACCGTAAAGAAAACCCTGAGTCAAAAGATAAAAATGAAAAGTGATGTGCCAGTTTACCGGTTGCCATGGCCGAGGCCTTTTTATAAAATTCTTGTTCGCCTCGCGTTTTCGCGTATCGTTCATTTGCTTGCGGCGGTTTTTACTTTGCCTTCGGCTCTGTATGCCCAGGAACCCACTATCAAGGAAATTCTGTGGTCCGATAGCACGCATACGGCCTTGTTCAAACCGGATTCGATAACCACGGATTCCCTTGAGTCTTCCCCCATCACCGAAAAATCCGATCTTGATGCCCCAATCGATTACACCGCTTCTGCCATTGAGATTCTTGTGCCGGGACGCGTGATTGTTTTGACCGGCAAGGCCGTGGTGAAATACAAAACCGCCACACTCACGGCCGGGCGCATTACGGTTGACATGGACAAGCGCACGCTGCTCGCCGAGCCGTTGCCGGATTCATTGCGCACGACGCCGCCGAAAACAACGGAAGCCGCAAACGGCAAAGCAGAAGGTGAAGACGATTTCCCTACGTTTTCGGATGGCGGCGACAAAATTGTGGGCGAGCAGATGGAGTATAATTTCTCCACCGAAAAAGGCCGGGTCTTGCGCGGGCGCACAGAGTTTGACGGCGGCCACTATTACGGCGCCCGCATCAAACGCGTCGATGATAAAACGCTGAACGTCGGCAGCGGCACCTACACCACCTGCGCGCTCGATGAAAATCCACATTTTCATTTTTGGAGCCGCCAGATGAAAATCACGGTGCAGGATAAGGTCGTGGCCAAGCCGGTGGTGTTTTTTCTGGGCAAAATTCCGCTGGCGATTCTGCCGTTTGCCGTGTTTCCCACCAAAACCGGCCGTCATTCCGGATTGCTTATTCCCAAATACGGCCAAAGCGCGCTCGAAGGCCGTTTCCTGCGTGATCTTGGCTATTATTGGGCGGTGAATGATTATCTTGACGCGCGCGCCACCGTCGATTTCTATGATCGCTCGGGCTGGCTGCTGCGCGGCGATTTGGCTTATGTCAAGCGTTATGCTTATCGCGGCAGCATCGGCGGCTCAATCACGCGCAAAAATTTTGCACTCAGCGATACGGAAGAACGCTCGTGGGATTTGCGTATGAATCACAACCAACCCATTGGGGAAAGTTCGTCGTTGAATGCCTCCGGCACCTTCACCAGCGGCGGGAGTTTCTATAACAACACCACCTCTAACCGCGATCAACAGCTTCGCCAACGCTTGACCTCGCAGGCGACGTATTCGACGCGCCTGGGCAACAACAGCCTCTCGCTCAACCTTTCGGAAAGCAAGGATTTGCAGGACGGCTCGTTCACCCGCACGTTGCCGGCCATCAGCTTCAGCATGCCGCAACGCCCGCTATTTGCTCCGAAAAAAAAGAAGAAATCCGGCGGTGTGAGCACGATCAGCCTGGAAGAGATTCCGTGGTATCAAAACATTCAATTCAGTTATTCCGGCAATGCGAGTTATCAAGTCAGCCGCGGCCGGGAAGTGAACGGCGTGGCGGCGCCCAAGCAAACGCTGGGGCGCGCCAATCACGCGCTCAATCTTTCACAATACAGCCCAAAGTATTTCGGCTGGCTTTCGCTTTCACAATCCGTTGCGATGCGAGAGGATTGGTTTGATCGCCGTAAAGATTATTTTGCCATCGATACTAGCAAAACCGACCTTCCTGCCGGCGCTTCTTTGATTTCCTCGAGTCTCGCCTCGCGCGAAGACAAAGGTTTTTTTCAACGCTATACGTTCAACTACACCGCCTCTGCGAACACAAAACTCTACGGTACTTTTTTCCCAAAAATTTGGTCGATTCAAGCCTTGCGCCACGAGCTGTCGCCCAGCATTTCGTTCTCTTATCAACCGGATTTTGCTGGCAGTTTTTGGAGGTACTATCAAGAAGTGACGCTGCTCGACAGCACAACCCGAAAGCTCGATCGTTATGGCGGCACGAGTCAAGGCACGGTGGCGAGCTTAAACTTCGGCCTCAACAATCTTTTTCAAATGAAGACCGGCTCTGAAGAAAAACCGAAGAAGATCAATCTCTTCAACCTCGGATTATCGACGGGTTACAACTTCGCTGCCGAGCAGTTCAAGCAAAGCCCGTTGTTTTCCAATTTACAGGCCAGCCCGGCGCGCGGCGTGTCGGTGAGCTTGAACGCCTCACACAGTTTTTATGACGTCGATTCCACCGGCACGGAGATTCATCGTTTGCTGTGGAAGAAAAATGGCATCTTCAGCGGAAATTATCTCCGACTCACCAGCGCCTCGTTGAGTGCGAGCATTCAATTGCAAGGGAAAACCGGCGGCGCGCCGGAAGCGGCTCCGGTTTCCTCACAAAATGTTTTTGATGAGGACGAAACGCTGGCGCAACCGCCGTCGCCGTTTGGCCCCTTTTCTCCACAACAAGATTATGTTGATGCGTCAGTGCCGTGGAGCGCAAATTTTGGATTGAGCTACAGCTTGAGCCGCGCCAATCCGCTGCGGCCCACGAAGTATGCGCAACTCAATCTCAGCAACGCGCGCGTGCAATTGACCAAAAATCTCAGCCTGGATTATTCCGCGCAATTCGACCTGGTGCAAAAGGCGGTTATCTATCAAAGCTACAGCGTGTATCGCGATTTGCATTGCTGGGAGATGCGCGTCACGTGGATTCCCTCGGGCACGCGCCAGAGTTTTTACATGAGCATCAGTTTGAAATCGCCGTTGCAGGATATCAAACTCGAAAAGCGCGGTGGGCGGTCGAGTGTGTTTGGAGGGTCGTATTATTAAGAATTTTCTGCCTTGCGTTTTTGAGCGAGGTAGTTTAATTTAAATACAATTACATCCGTCTCGATTTGAACTTACAGCGAAATAACAATAATCCCCTTTTTGCTGACTGAGTTGGGAGAGCATTAGCATGTTCGAGAAGATTGAAATTACCTCAAATTTTACCGACAAAGCCCAAGTAATTATCCATCCCGGAAATTGTTTGAGTTTACTTAAACAAATTCCCGACAATGCACTTCAATTAATTGTTACTTCTCCGCCGTATAACATTGGTAAAAAATACGAACGCAGGCTGAAACTAGATTTGTATATTAAACAACAAGAGCTAATTATCAAAGAGTGTGTGCGGGTTCTGTCGATGACGGGCAGCATCTGTTGGCAAGTTGGAAACTACGTTGAGAATAGTGCAATTATTCCGTTAGATACTATTCTTTTTCCAATATTCAGTAAACTTAACCTCAAATTGCGCAATCGTATTGTGTGGCACTTTGAACATGGGTTGCATTGTAAAAAAAGATTTTCTGGCCGCTACGAAACAATTATTTGGTTCACTAAATCAGATGAATACGTGTTTAATCTTGACGCAATTCGCGTTCCTCAAAAGTATCCAGGCAAAAAGCACTTCAAGGGGCCCAAAGCCGGCCAGTACTCCGGCAACCCTCTTGGAAAAAATCCAGGAGATCTGTGGGCTATTCCCAATGTTAAAAGTAATCATGTTGAAAAGACTATACATCCTTGTCAATTCCCCGTCGAATTGATTGAGCGCCTGGTTCTATCTCTCACGAATAAAGGCGATTGGGTCTTTGACCCATTCATGGGGGTCGGCACAACGATTGTAGCCGCTATTCGTCATGAACGGAAAGGAGTTGGCGCTGAAGTTGTCCCTGACTACATCAAGATTGCTCATGACAGGGTTCAGCAGGAATCGCGAGGGATTTTGAAAACTAGGCCAATGAATCGACCAATTTATGATCCCGTGAAGGCAGGAAATAGTATGACGATTGTTCCCTGGACAAGAAAACAGCACGCCTCACAGTTGTCTTTGATTGAATAACAAAGAAAGTTTGGCATCTCGTGAAGATTATTCAGACATATTCTCATCTTAACGGTCTTGAGTTCCTTTTAGTGCATAAACCAATTCTTTGGAAAGAAATAAAGGCGGTCATAAAAGCTATAGATGCCGAAGCCTGCAGAACAAAGGTTTCTAATGAAAAAGGTATGAAAGGCAAGCTTTTGTATAGTCCCATAGCCATGAATGCAAACTTCAAGGAACTTCTCAGAATTAAGAACTGGAAAGAAAGTCGGGTAAGTTACTGGGTAACCAAGAGTGAAAAGCTCATTCGAAAGACATTGACCATGGCTTCAGATGAACAAAAAAGGAAATTGAAGCCGCGGGTGAAAAGCCTATTTACAGTTATAATCAAACGGATTTCGTTAAAGATCGCGTTGCTATTGAAGTTCAGTTTGGCAAATACTCTTTTGTTGCTTACGATTTGTTTGTCAAGCATCTTGCTTTTTATGTTGGGGATCATATTGATGTCGGGGTCGAGATTTTGCCGATGAAGAGCCTGCAAAGTCAAATGAGTTCAGGTGTAGCGTATTTTGAAGGAGAATTCTACAACGTTGTTCGTCAGGGGCGAGGTGTTCCCGCCGTGCCATTGGTGATTGTTGGCATCGAACCGTAACTGTTAGTCAGCAATTGCTGATCTGACGACAATCCCGTTGAACTCCCTGCCAAATTTCGGATATACACAATATTTAGTTGCTGTACATCTGTCCAGTAGCCGGAATTGACAAATCCTAGCCGTCTGTAAAAATTAGGCTTGCATTTCAGGCCACACTCGCCTAACTTTGTGCCATCTTTCGTGAGGAGATACGGCAATCATGGCGAGGACAATTTCGATTTCGAACCAAAAAGGCGGCGTAGGCAAGACGACGACAGCCGTCAATTTGTCGGCGTGCATCGCAGTAGCGGAGAATCCCGTGTTGGTGGTGGACATCGATCCGCAGGCCAACACCACCAGCGGCCTTGGAGTCGACCCGCGCAAAGTGCGCAACAGCATCTACGAAGTCCTTATCAACGATCTCGACATTAATCAAGCCATCATCAATACCGATCTCAAGTACCTCGATTTGTTGCCCTCCCACGTGCGCCTGGTCGGCGCGGAAGTTGAAATGGTCGGCGCGCTGTCGCGCGAGCAAATTCTCAAACGCGCGCTGTCGCGGCTGGAAAAAAACTACAAATTTATCTTCATCGATTGCCCGCCCTCACTTGGTCTTCTCACGTTGAATTCGTTGACCGCGGCTGATTCGGTTTTGATTCCGATTCAGTGCGAGTACTATGCGCTCGAAGGCTTGAGTCAGTTGTTGAACACGATACGCCTGGTGCAAAAGCATCTTAATTCACGCCTCGAAATCGAAGGCGTGTTGCTCACGATGTACGACGGCCGCCTCAATCTCAGCCGGCAAGTTGCGGACGACGTGCGCAAATATTTCGGTGACAAAGTTTATAAAACTTCGATTCTCAGAAACGTTCGCTTGAGTGAAGCGCCGAGCTACGGCAAGCCCATCATTCTCTATGATGCGGTGTGCAGCGGCGCGGAAAATTACATGAGTTTGGCAACCGAGATCTTAAAGAATGGCTACGAACCGGTTAGGAAGAGGGCTGCAAGCGCTCATTCCCGAGCTTAGCAACACCGACAGCGGCAAGTTAGATGCGGTTCGTGAGATCGAAATTGCCAAGATCTCGGCCAATCCCTTTCAACCCCGCCTGGAATTCGACTCTGCCCGCCTCGCGGAACTCAAACAATCCATTTCGCAAAACGGTTTGATCACGCCCATCACGGTGCGGCCGCACGGCTCCGGCTATCAATTGATTGCCGGCGAGCGCCGTTTGCGCGCGGTGCAAGAATTGGGTTACAAAGGCGTGCCGGCGTTCGTGCTGGACGTGAAAAACGA
This genomic interval carries:
- a CDS encoding nucleotidyl transferase AbiEii/AbiGii toxin family protein, producing MINAGVLTFREFVMRESLPLASLHQAVLEFLHDRNDAVLFGAQAVNAYVSEPRMSQDIDLLSPRAAELAEELRNYLSKCFHIAVWVREIGEGRGYRLFQARKSGDRHLVDLRPVAKLPAAKRIDKILVMAPEELIASKVIAYHQRRGNPKSGTDWRDLAMLLLTFPDLKQDDGAVVDRLLAAGVDPSVLQVWKDLAAQQIQAPDEDDEF
- a CDS encoding replication-associated recombination protein A, which encodes MNLFEQTAQENVQRSTPLAERMRPQRIDAFVGQDHLLAQGKPLRAAFESGEFGSLILWGPPGSGKTTLAKLLAGAARADFFMLSAVASGVSEVREVLQKAMNNRKVGKQTVLFIDEIHRFNKAQQDALLQRVEDGTITLIGATTENPSFEVISPLLSRCQVYTLKALSDDALLQIIEQALANDTQLKNARAVIDEKARRFLVQLSAGDARAALNGLELAIRLAKPNASGQRVLAIDHIREAVQKRALNYDRAGEQHYDTISAFIKSVRGGDPNAALHYLARMLEAGEDPKFIARRLIILASEDIGNADPMGLVVATSAFTAITYIGLPEGALVLAQATTYLASAPKSNASYLALKAATQEVKEKPLAPIPLHIRNAPTGLLAAEGYGLGYKYPHDFPGHFVEQNYLPGNLTEALYYRPSQNGAEVEMSKRLQQWWEKYRKENPESKDKNEK
- a CDS encoding site-specific DNA-methyltransferase, with the protein product MFEKIEITSNFTDKAQVIIHPGNCLSLLKQIPDNALQLIVTSPPYNIGKKYERRLKLDLYIKQQELIIKECVRVLSMTGSICWQVGNYVENSAIIPLDTILFPIFSKLNLKLRNRIVWHFEHGLHCKKRFSGRYETIIWFTKSDEYVFNLDAIRVPQKYPGKKHFKGPKAGQYSGNPLGKNPGDLWAIPNVKSNHVEKTIHPCQFPVELIERLVLSLTNKGDWVFDPFMGVGTTIVAAIRHERKGVGAEVVPDYIKIAHDRVQQESRGILKTRPMNRPIYDPVKAGNSMTIVPWTRKQHASQLSLIE
- a CDS encoding ParA family protein, which translates into the protein MARTISISNQKGGVGKTTTAVNLSACIAVAENPVLVVDIDPQANTTSGLGVDPRKVRNSIYEVLINDLDINQAIINTDLKYLDLLPSHVRLVGAEVEMVGALSREQILKRALSRLEKNYKFIFIDCPPSLGLLTLNSLTAADSVLIPIQCEYYALEGLSQLLNTIRLVQKHLNSRLEIEGVLLTMYDGRLNLSRQVADDVRKYFGDKVYKTSILRNVRLSEAPSYGKPIILYDAVCSGAENYMSLATEILKNGYEPVRKRAASAHSRA